A region of uncultured Carboxylicivirga sp. DNA encodes the following proteins:
- the sppA gene encoding signal peptide peptidase SppA, with protein MVKFFKYLLATFAGGLVAAIFLVLIFIGILSAIASSADKEAKIEENTLLILNLEGPISDRVVENPFEDALAEISGNPAAEGLNRILANIEKAKRDENISGIVLETGLLSAGYETIEEIREALIDFKLTGKFVYSFAPIYTQKGYYLASVCDKLYLNPGGMVELNGLYAERTFFKGTLDKIGVEMQIVKHGKFKSAVEPFMLEEMSEPARLQTEVYLNSMWNHLKEKIAVARGLDVTLVDDIANQMPMLRDPQLLLDNKLIDGLKYKDEFLDELKELTETEPKDDLKAVNSSKYAKVYVEKETKGFIRDKIAVIYAQGGIDDGSGSGIISEELSKTIRQARRDSSVKAIVLRVNSPGGSALGSEIIWREVELAGEVKPLIVSMGDVAASGGYYISCAADKIVAGPTTLTGSIGIFGMIPNVEGLTEKIGLTFDGVKTNEFSDMPSLTRPFRKEEKEIMQAYIEHGYDVFIGRCADGRSTTKEAIDEIGQGRVWSGANAKEINLIDEFGGLNKAIELAKEAAGLENYRIQELPEIEDPVQAFLKGISGEAKMFIGKSIMGDEFKHLQTLESLKNGAQIQARLPYDISIR; from the coding sequence ATGGTAAAATTTTTCAAATACTTATTGGCCACATTTGCAGGAGGCTTGGTGGCTGCAATTTTTCTTGTTCTTATTTTCATTGGTATACTTTCAGCTATTGCCTCTTCGGCTGATAAAGAAGCAAAAATAGAAGAAAATACCTTATTAATTCTGAATCTGGAAGGACCTATTTCAGATAGAGTTGTTGAGAACCCTTTTGAAGATGCTTTGGCTGAAATTTCTGGTAATCCGGCTGCAGAAGGTTTGAACAGAATTTTGGCGAATATCGAAAAAGCCAAAAGAGATGAAAATATTTCAGGGATTGTACTTGAAACTGGGCTTTTATCAGCGGGTTATGAAACCATCGAAGAGATAAGAGAGGCGTTGATTGATTTCAAGTTGACTGGAAAGTTTGTATATAGTTTTGCTCCAATTTATACTCAAAAAGGATATTATCTTGCGTCTGTTTGTGACAAGTTGTATCTCAATCCTGGTGGTATGGTTGAGTTAAATGGATTGTATGCAGAGAGAACTTTTTTCAAGGGGACACTTGATAAAATAGGAGTTGAAATGCAAATTGTAAAGCACGGTAAGTTTAAATCAGCTGTAGAACCATTTATGTTGGAAGAGATGAGTGAGCCAGCTCGATTACAAACAGAAGTTTATTTGAATTCCATGTGGAATCATTTAAAAGAAAAGATTGCTGTAGCTCGTGGTTTAGATGTTACCCTCGTAGATGATATTGCCAATCAAATGCCAATGCTGCGCGATCCTCAATTATTACTGGATAATAAGCTGATTGATGGGTTAAAGTATAAAGATGAATTCCTTGATGAATTGAAAGAATTAACAGAAACGGAACCTAAAGATGATTTGAAAGCTGTTAATAGCAGTAAGTATGCAAAGGTTTATGTAGAAAAAGAAACAAAGGGATTTATACGGGATAAAATTGCTGTGATCTATGCTCAGGGTGGAATTGATGACGGATCAGGTTCTGGAATTATTTCAGAGGAATTGTCTAAAACAATTCGTCAAGCTCGTCGCGACAGCTCGGTAAAAGCCATTGTATTAAGAGTAAATTCTCCGGGAGGTTCTGCTTTAGGGTCAGAAATTATCTGGCGCGAAGTTGAGTTGGCTGGTGAAGTAAAACCTTTAATTGTTTCAATGGGTGATGTTGCAGCATCAGGAGGATATTATATTTCATGTGCCGCTGATAAAATAGTTGCAGGACCAACAACGTTGACTGGTTCAATTGGTATCTTTGGTATGATCCCTAATGTTGAAGGATTAACCGAAAAGATTGGGCTAACTTTTGATGGCGTTAAAACCAATGAATTTTCAGATATGCCTAGTCTAACAAGACCTTTCAGGAAAGAGGAAAAGGAAATTATGCAGGCATATATTGAACATGGTTATGATGTATTTATTGGTCGATGTGCCGATGGTCGTTCAACAACAAAAGAGGCAATTGATGAAATCGGGCAAGGAAGAGTCTGGAGTGGTGCCAATGCAAAAGAGATTAATCTGATTGATGAATTCGGAGGATTGAATAAAGCCATTGAGCTTGCCAAAGAAGCAGCTGGTCTTGAGAACTACCGTATTCAGGAGCTTCCAGAAATTGAAGATCCAGTTCAAGCTTTCCTAAAAGGAATTAGTGGAGAGGCAAAAATGTTTATTGGTAAGTCTATTATGGGAGATGAATTTAAACATCTTCAGACTTTGGAGAGCTTAAAGAATGGAGCTCAGATACAAGCACGTTTACCTTATGATATTAGTATTCGATAA
- the folK gene encoding 2-amino-4-hydroxy-6-hydroxymethyldihydropteridine diphosphokinase: protein MIKYNKAILLLGGNIGNTKEYLAQAIKLLSSELGAPNKMSNLYESEPWGFKSSQNFINQVVEFDTSKDPITLLGTAQKIEKALGRKEKTGTQYESRPIDIDILFIDNVIFQSERLIIPHKLLHNRRFTLVPLSDYWNNLNHPVFNKTIDQLLLECNDKSIVKRID, encoded by the coding sequence ATGATAAAATACAACAAAGCTATTTTACTGTTAGGTGGGAACATTGGCAATACAAAAGAATATCTAGCACAGGCTATTAAATTATTATCAAGTGAACTAGGTGCTCCCAATAAAATGTCAAACCTATATGAAAGTGAACCATGGGGTTTTAAATCCTCACAAAATTTCATTAACCAGGTAGTTGAATTTGATACCAGTAAAGATCCAATTACACTATTAGGTACAGCCCAAAAAATTGAAAAAGCTTTAGGAAGAAAAGAAAAAACCGGAACTCAGTATGAATCCCGGCCTATTGATATTGATATCCTTTTTATTGATAATGTGATTTTTCAATCTGAAAGATTAATCATTCCACATAAATTACTTCATAATAGAAGATTTACTCTTGTACCTCTTTCTGATTATTGGAACAACCTGAATCACCCAGTATTCAATAAAACTATTGATCAACTTTTACTAGAATGTAATGATAAAAGTATAGTAAAAAGAATAGATTAG
- the upp gene encoding uracil phosphoribosyltransferase translates to MQTKIFNQEQSIFNRFIAEIRDTSIQNDPMRFRRNIERMGEIMAYEVSKDLSYTDKSVTTPLGIAIEKVPSEEVVIASILRAGLPLHQGVLNYFDRSENAFVSAYRKYNEKGDFDIHIEYISSPSLDGKTVLLCDPMLATGTSIELAYKALLHRGKPKHVHIVSLIASQAGVQYVENMFKDEPATLWLGAVDEELNAKSYIVPGLGDAGDLAYGSKI, encoded by the coding sequence ATGCAAACAAAAATATTTAATCAGGAACAAAGTATTTTTAATCGGTTTATTGCCGAAATTCGTGACACCTCTATTCAGAATGATCCGATGCGTTTTCGACGGAATATTGAACGGATGGGTGAAATAATGGCATACGAAGTAAGCAAGGATTTATCATATACTGATAAATCTGTTACTACTCCTTTGGGTATAGCCATTGAAAAAGTACCATCGGAAGAGGTAGTGATTGCGTCCATTTTAAGAGCGGGACTACCTTTACACCAAGGAGTATTGAATTATTTCGATCGATCTGAGAATGCGTTTGTTTCGGCTTACAGAAAATACAATGAGAAAGGTGATTTTGATATTCATATAGAGTATATCTCTTCACCTTCACTTGATGGAAAGACAGTATTATTGTGTGATCCTATGCTGGCAACTGGAACGTCCATTGAATTGGCTTATAAGGCACTTCTTCACAGAGGAAAACCAAAGCATGTTCATATTGTTTCGTTAATTGCCAGCCAGGCAGGAGTACAATACGTTGAGAATATGTTTAAGGATGAGCCTGCAACTCTTTGGCTGGGAGCTGTCGATGAAGAATTGAATGCTAAATCTTATATTGTGCCAGGACTGGGAGATGCAGGTGATTTGGCTTATGGAAGCAAGATCTAA
- a CDS encoding DapH/DapD/GlmU-related protein → MGYIKKLLLKIDNTFFRWCVRKIYPQYKRPINGYLEHYKVLWTYVFMQKILGFNRKVPWPVDFRSRIIGWEFIEKGIICDPGDNLGTYINACGGLKFGDNVELGPNITIVTTNHYKYDVRKTSNKKGVIIGNNVWIGAHCVILPGAVIGDEVTIGAGCVIDKEIPSKSTVVRGDNSIKIIPKTKDYEWDIYKEELT, encoded by the coding sequence ATGGGGTATATTAAAAAGTTACTCTTAAAAATTGATAATACTTTTTTTCGTTGGTGTGTTCGAAAAATATACCCACAATACAAAAGACCTATCAACGGTTATCTGGAGCATTATAAGGTTCTGTGGACCTATGTATTTATGCAAAAGATATTGGGATTTAACAGAAAAGTGCCATGGCCGGTTGATTTTAGAAGTAGAATTATTGGCTGGGAGTTTATTGAAAAAGGTATAATCTGTGATCCGGGTGATAATTTAGGGACCTACATCAATGCATGTGGAGGGTTAAAATTTGGCGATAATGTTGAATTAGGCCCCAATATAACAATCGTTACGACCAATCATTATAAATATGATGTTAGAAAAACATCAAATAAAAAAGGTGTAATAATAGGTAATAATGTATGGATAGGTGCACATTGTGTGATTTTACCTGGTGCTGTTATTGGAGATGAAGTTACAATTGGAGCAGGATGTGTAATAGATAAAGAGATACCGTCTAAATCAACTGTTGTGCGTGGAGATAATAGCATCAAGATAATACCTAAGACAAAAGATTATGAGTGGGATATATATAAGGAAGAATTGACCTAA
- a CDS encoding acyl carrier protein, whose protein sequence is MDKIEGEIIAILAGILKVNQSDLQLESSGDTIHQWDSLAHASIISAVEEYFDIKFDVMDIIQMRTVEDIILTVRKLS, encoded by the coding sequence ATGGACAAAATAGAAGGTGAAATTATAGCTATTCTAGCCGGTATTTTGAAAGTTAATCAATCAGATCTTCAACTAGAATCGTCTGGAGATACTATCCATCAATGGGATTCATTAGCTCATGCTTCCATTATTTCAGCAGTCGAGGAATATTTTGATATAAAATTTGACGTGATGGATATCATTCAAATGAGAACTGTAGAAGATATTATCCTTACGGTCAGAAAACTGTCGTAA
- a CDS encoding GNAT family N-acetyltransferase, whose translation MDHNVLNRDNLESFYNRALALKERFVNYQGICFPSDNMHAWPQFIYGFSENSFPFEQRLIHVMRKVSFPAYAIVDSDNKEVMDSLRSLGFMPVEIWPMMYLNINDFKEDIQEYTFKDYDSQILALINETHFVKQPLEEEYFKSLLDIKGCEVFGLYDGGKLVTACVAYEQDYNLGIYMMSTNNNYRGKGWGRKLLYNIISDCKTKQIQSLTLQSNKLSVGFYKKIGFSITGNYVIFVKK comes from the coding sequence ATGGATCATAATGTGTTAAATAGAGACAATCTTGAATCATTTTATAATAGAGCTCTTGCGTTGAAAGAAAGGTTTGTAAACTATCAAGGGATCTGTTTTCCAAGTGATAATATGCATGCATGGCCACAATTTATATATGGTTTTTCAGAGAATTCCTTTCCATTTGAACAAAGACTCATACATGTAATGCGAAAAGTATCATTTCCGGCATATGCCATAGTTGATTCTGATAATAAAGAGGTAATGGATTCTTTAAGGTCATTGGGTTTTATGCCTGTTGAAATATGGCCGATGATGTATCTTAATATTAATGATTTTAAGGAAGATATTCAGGAATATACTTTTAAAGATTATGATTCTCAGATTTTGGCATTAATAAATGAAACTCATTTTGTAAAACAACCATTAGAAGAAGAATATTTCAAATCTTTGCTAGATATAAAAGGATGTGAGGTTTTTGGTTTATATGATGGAGGGAAATTGGTTACTGCTTGTGTAGCATATGAACAAGATTATAATCTTGGGATTTACATGATGTCAACCAATAATAATTATAGAGGAAAGGGATGGGGGCGCAAGTTACTTTATAATATTATCTCGGATTGTAAAACAAAGCAAATTCAATCATTAACTTTACAATCAAATAAGTTGTCAGTTGGATTCTACAAAAAAATCGGATTTTCCATAACTGGTAATTATGTAATCTTTGTAAAGAAATAA
- a CDS encoding AMP-binding protein, translating to MEDTGQYINFLNKIRDSFRLYPNRNALYIDDHFYTYKDLERQVVTICDYILSNYNDSKTIGVVGNHDLKSYASILAIMFLGKTFIPFLNDTPKSRNEYILNLCNVDIVLNSRNSDLTPYDILTPDSKMKKDVIPELIIDQEDILSVLFTSGTTGVPKGVPYTFKNINCTLDAYFKLGLNIGVEDKFLQMFDFNFDMSMLSYLPAFCIGACVYPCKNNSIKYLNALELILKHEVSVATMVPTTLHLLKPYFERLQLPNLKYSLLGGEPFSQELANQWMNCIPNGKVFNISGPTETTMACMGYWIPRQLEKQRHHNGIIAFGLPWPNTQAIIVDNQNKELPKFEKGNLSFSGDNVMLGYLNQEELNKEVFFYKEDRRFYKTGDIAFIGEDDIFYTCGRSDNQVKINGYKVELSEVEHACRTYLELSNVYVTVINSESIVNRIVVFCESSVLLDSDMLISVLREKLPPYMVPHKFVCIKEFPRNNNGKIDKQGLKESLLNGS from the coding sequence ATGGAGGATACTGGTCAATATATAAATTTTCTCAATAAGATAAGGGATTCATTTAGGCTTTATCCTAATAGAAATGCGCTTTATATTGATGATCATTTCTATACTTATAAAGATCTGGAAAGGCAGGTTGTAACTATCTGTGACTATATATTGAGTAATTATAATGATAGTAAAACAATTGGAGTTGTTGGTAATCATGATTTAAAGAGTTATGCCTCAATTCTGGCAATTATGTTCCTGGGCAAAACATTTATTCCATTTTTAAATGATACGCCTAAAAGTAGGAATGAATATATCCTGAATCTTTGTAATGTAGATATTGTACTAAACTCCCGGAATAGTGACTTAACACCATATGATATTCTTACACCAGATTCAAAGATGAAAAAGGATGTGATTCCGGAACTTATCATCGACCAGGAAGATATATTGTCTGTGTTGTTTACTTCCGGAACTACAGGAGTACCTAAGGGAGTGCCGTATACTTTTAAGAATATTAATTGTACTCTGGATGCATATTTTAAGCTAGGCCTGAATATTGGAGTTGAAGACAAATTCTTGCAGATGTTTGACTTTAATTTTGATATGTCTATGTTATCATATTTGCCGGCTTTTTGCATTGGAGCTTGCGTTTATCCCTGCAAGAATAATAGTATTAAGTATTTAAATGCTTTAGAATTAATCTTAAAGCATGAGGTCTCGGTTGCAACAATGGTACCCACAACATTACACCTATTAAAACCATATTTTGAAAGGCTTCAATTACCGAATCTTAAATATAGTTTGTTGGGCGGAGAACCTTTTTCACAGGAACTTGCCAATCAATGGATGAATTGTATTCCAAATGGGAAGGTATTTAATATATCCGGACCGACAGAAACAACAATGGCATGCATGGGGTACTGGATTCCTCGACAATTAGAGAAGCAGCGACATCATAATGGAATTATTGCATTTGGTTTACCTTGGCCTAATACACAAGCAATTATAGTGGATAATCAAAATAAAGAATTGCCAAAGTTTGAAAAAGGGAATTTGTCATTTTCAGGTGACAACGTTATGTTGGGATATTTGAATCAGGAAGAGTTAAATAAAGAGGTGTTTTTTTATAAAGAAGACAGGAGATTTTATAAAACAGGGGATATTGCCTTTATTGGTGAAGATGATATCTTTTATACTTGCGGCAGGTCTGACAACCAGGTTAAAATTAATGGATATAAGGTGGAACTAAGCGAAGTTGAACATGCCTGCAGAACTTATCTTGAACTTTCTAATGTCTATGTCACTGTCATAAATTCAGAATCTATTGTTAATCGTATTGTAGTATTTTGTGAGTCATCGGTTTTATTGGATTCAGATATGCTAATCTCAGTATTGAGGGAGAAATTACCGCCATATATGGTGCCACATAAATTTGTATGCATCAAAGAGTTTCCAAGGAATAATAATGGTAAAATAGATAAACAAGGTTTAAAAGAAAGTCTGCTTAATGGATCATAA
- a CDS encoding polysaccharide deacetylase family protein yields the protein MPYILPYYHVVSDQNLRHIKHLFYVKSVREFVNDLEYIGKKYSFVGLTDFYKSAKEGFINVTKPIAHLTFDDGLSECYNVIAPILKSKGIQATFFINSGFIDNKDLFFRFKVSLLIDDLLSKERLTRELEAQLKNYLYSDTEVINKLAHDNGINYNEFLISNEPYLTSNQIQSLIEDGFTIGAHSHDHPEFRFVSEDFAFDQVVKSVDAVSSNFNQDIKAFSFPFTDFALKKEFFSKLYQNEIIDISFGTAGIKKDEIEMNFQRVPMEYKYKAKSIIRYYYLKSKMRQFLVKDLILR from the coding sequence TTGCCATACATATTACCATATTATCATGTTGTAAGTGATCAGAACTTACGACATATAAAACATTTGTTTTATGTGAAGTCTGTTCGGGAGTTTGTTAATGATTTGGAATATATAGGTAAGAAGTACTCATTTGTTGGTTTAACAGATTTTTATAAATCAGCTAAAGAGGGATTTATAAATGTTACGAAGCCTATTGCACATCTGACATTTGATGATGGATTAAGTGAATGTTATAACGTAATTGCTCCTATATTAAAAAGTAAGGGTATACAAGCTACTTTCTTTATCAATTCTGGTTTTATTGATAACAAGGATCTGTTTTTTCGTTTCAAAGTATCTCTTCTTATTGATGATTTATTATCTAAAGAAAGATTAACCAGAGAATTGGAAGCGCAATTAAAAAACTACCTATATTCAGATACAGAAGTGATCAATAAACTGGCACATGACAACGGGATTAATTATAATGAATTTTTGATAAGTAATGAGCCTTATTTAACCAGTAATCAAATTCAGTCACTAATAGAGGATGGATTTACCATTGGAGCTCATAGTCATGATCATCCAGAATTCCGGTTTGTTTCAGAAGATTTTGCCTTTGATCAGGTAGTTAAAAGTGTCGATGCAGTATCCTCCAATTTTAATCAGGACATAAAGGCATTCTCGTTTCCATTTACAGATTTTGCCTTAAAAAAAGAGTTTTTCAGTAAACTATATCAAAATGAGATTATTGATATCAGCTTTGGTACAGCTGGTATAAAAAAGGATGAGATAGAAATGAATTTTCAGAGGGTGCCAATGGAATATAAGTATAAGGCAAAATCTATAATTCGTTATTATTATTTAAAATCCAAAATGAGACAATTTCTTGTCAAGGATCTAATTTTAAGATAA
- a CDS encoding glycosyltransferase, with amino-acid sequence MLFRKYDLIVSVDLDTLTGCSLGRILKPNTLLFDSHEYFPEVPEIQDKLWIKKIWLTAEKLFVPGIDHGVTVCQSIANIYKEKYSKDFLVIRNAPLSSRIIDVNESQSIQNRPFTLIYQGAVNHGRALKELIDAMRLLEDIKLLIVGGGDLLEELKERSKDLNSKITFVGKVPFQELPKYTAQADLGIALLENIGLNNYYALPNRLFDALQAPLPILGVDFPEIENFINKYDFGTVISDISPQNIANKINEIRNTPSLVNYWKDNAKKAKKLVNWENETRELKEFLSTD; translated from the coding sequence TTGCTTTTTCGTAAATATGATTTAATTGTATCAGTTGATCTGGACACTTTAACCGGATGTAGTCTGGGAAGAATATTAAAACCCAATACTTTGCTTTTTGATAGCCACGAGTACTTTCCTGAAGTTCCTGAAATTCAGGACAAATTGTGGATAAAGAAAATTTGGTTGACAGCAGAGAAACTATTTGTTCCTGGTATTGATCATGGCGTAACAGTCTGTCAATCCATTGCCAATATCTATAAAGAAAAATACAGTAAAGACTTTTTAGTAATCCGCAATGCGCCTTTATCATCGCGTATTATTGATGTAAATGAATCACAATCAATACAGAACAGGCCTTTTACATTAATCTACCAAGGAGCTGTCAACCATGGTAGAGCCTTAAAAGAGCTGATAGATGCAATGAGATTATTAGAAGACATCAAACTTTTAATTGTTGGCGGTGGGGATCTTTTAGAGGAATTAAAAGAACGAAGCAAAGATTTAAATAGTAAAATCACCTTTGTTGGCAAAGTACCTTTTCAGGAATTACCAAAATATACAGCTCAAGCCGATTTAGGAATAGCATTGCTTGAAAACATAGGCTTAAACAACTATTATGCATTACCCAACAGACTCTTTGACGCATTACAAGCTCCTCTTCCAATTTTAGGTGTTGATTTTCCTGAAATTGAAAATTTTATAAATAAATACGATTTTGGAACTGTAATTTCAGATATTAGTCCGCAAAACATTGCAAATAAAATTAATGAAATACGAAACACCCCATCTCTTGTAAATTACTGGAAAGACAATGCAAAAAAAGCTAAAAAGCTTGTTAATTGGGAAAACGAAACTCGCGAATTAAAAGAGTTTCTTTCAACTGATTAA
- the radC gene encoding DNA repair protein RadC has protein sequence MMNPYQHLSIKEWALEDRPREKLLEKGLSSLSDAELLAIILGSGSSKESAVDLAKNILKDCNNNLNELGKKSVKDLKSKYHGVGDAKAITIVSCLELGRRRKLQEAVKRIKITQSKDVVDIFQPILGDLPHEEFWILLLNRSNKVITRYKISQGGVAGTVIDIRIILKSAIDHLASSIILCHNHPSGNIQPSEMDRQITKKMKEAGKIMDIPVLDHLIVTESAYYSFADEGEL, from the coding sequence ATGATGAATCCATACCAGCATTTAAGTATTAAAGAATGGGCTCTGGAAGATCGTCCTCGTGAAAAATTACTAGAAAAAGGATTGTCATCATTGTCAGATGCCGAACTGCTTGCCATTATCCTAGGTTCTGGTAGCTCAAAGGAAAGTGCAGTTGATCTTGCAAAAAATATTCTAAAAGACTGCAATAACAATTTAAATGAGCTTGGGAAGAAGTCGGTTAAAGACTTAAAAAGTAAGTACCATGGAGTAGGTGATGCAAAGGCGATAACAATTGTTTCTTGTCTGGAATTAGGGAGAAGAAGAAAATTACAGGAGGCTGTCAAGCGCATAAAAATAACTCAAAGCAAAGATGTAGTTGATATTTTTCAACCAATTCTTGGTGATCTTCCACATGAAGAATTCTGGATTTTATTATTGAATCGTTCCAATAAAGTGATTACCCGTTATAAGATTAGCCAGGGAGGTGTGGCTGGTACAGTGATAGATATAAGAATTATATTGAAGTCAGCTATTGATCATTTAGCTTCATCAATCATTTTATGTCATAATCATCCAAGTGGAAATATACAACCTAGTGAGATGGACAGGCAAATCACAAAAAAAATGAAGGAAGCCGGAAAAATAATGGACATTCCGGTGTTGGATCATCTTATTGTTACAGAATCGGCTTACTATAGTTTTGCTGATGAGGGGGAATTGTAA
- the rpsT gene encoding 30S ribosomal protein S20, with protein sequence MANHQSAKKRIRQIEKRRLHNRYYAKTARNAVKELRGTSEKEAAQELLPKVASMLDKLAKRNIIHKNKAANLKSKLASHVNKL encoded by the coding sequence ATGGCAAATCATCAATCAGCGAAAAAAAGAATTCGTCAGATAGAAAAGAGAAGACTTCACAATAGATATTACGCGAAAACAGCTCGTAATGCTGTGAAGGAGTTGAGAGGTACATCTGAGAAAGAAGCTGCTCAGGAGTTGCTTCCTAAAGTTGCCTCAATGCTGGATAAGTTGGCTAAAAGAAACATTATTCACAAAAATAAAGCTGCTAACTTGAAATCTAAGTTGGCTAGCCACGTGAACAAGCTTTAA
- the metK gene encoding methionine adenosyltransferase, which yields MGYLFTSESVSEGHPDKVADQISDAILDELLRQDPESKVACETLVTTGLVVLSGEVKTTGFVPTQNVARRVIERIGYTDAAYMFDSGSCGVISAIHEQSPDINRGVERANEEDQGAGDQGMMFGYACKDTEDYLPLPLYLSHILLKELADIRREEKVMTYLRPDSKSQVTIEYDSNNKPLKVHTIVVSTQHDEFDEDEAMLSKIKDDVQNILIPRVKAILPENQQHLFNDYILHVNPTGKFVIGGPHGDTGLTGRKIIVDTYGGKGAHGGGAFSGKDSSKVDRSAAYATRHIAKNLVAAGVADEILVQVAYAIGVAKPVGLYINTYGTSKVNLTDDEIAKKVEGIFDMRPSAIVKRFGLKNPIFEPTAAYGHVGRSSYKDKVEFIENGQKVMKDVEFFTWEKLDYVDKVKTVFSL from the coding sequence ATGGGTTATTTATTTACATCCGAGTCAGTGTCTGAAGGACATCCTGACAAAGTAGCTGATCAGATTTCTGATGCCATTCTTGATGAATTACTTCGTCAGGATCCTGAATCTAAGGTCGCTTGTGAAACATTGGTAACTACCGGCTTGGTAGTATTAAGCGGTGAAGTAAAAACAACTGGCTTTGTTCCAACACAGAATGTTGCACGTAGAGTAATCGAGCGAATTGGTTATACTGATGCAGCTTATATGTTTGATTCCGGTTCATGTGGAGTGATATCTGCTATTCATGAACAGTCGCCTGATATAAACAGAGGTGTTGAACGTGCGAATGAAGAAGACCAGGGAGCTGGTGACCAGGGTATGATGTTTGGCTATGCTTGTAAAGATACCGAAGATTACCTTCCTCTTCCTTTATATTTGTCTCATATTTTATTAAAAGAACTTGCTGACATCCGTCGTGAAGAAAAAGTGATGACTTACCTTCGCCCAGACTCAAAAAGCCAGGTTACCATCGAATATGATTCAAACAACAAACCATTAAAAGTACATACAATCGTAGTTTCTACTCAGCATGATGAGTTTGATGAAGACGAAGCAATGTTATCTAAAATAAAAGATGACGTACAGAACATTCTGATTCCTCGTGTAAAAGCAATTTTACCTGAAAATCAGCAACACCTTTTTAATGATTATATATTACATGTTAATCCAACTGGTAAATTTGTTATTGGCGGACCACATGGCGACACTGGTTTGACAGGTCGTAAAATAATTGTGGATACCTATGGAGGTAAGGGAGCTCATGGTGGAGGCGCCTTTAGCGGTAAAGACAGTTCAAAAGTTGATCGCTCTGCAGCTTATGCTACACGTCACATTGCGAAGAACCTTGTTGCAGCAGGTGTGGCTGACGAGATTTTGGTTCAGGTGGCATATGCTATTGGTGTAGCAAAACCTGTGGGATTATACATTAATACCTATGGAACATCAAAAGTTAACCTTACCGATGATGAAATTGCTAAAAAGGTAGAAGGTATTTTTGATATGCGTCCAAGCGCAATTGTGAAACGTTTTGGTTTAAAGAATCCGATATTTGAACCAACAGCAGCCTATGGTCACGTTGGCCGTAGTTCATATAAAGATAAGGTTGAGTTTATCGAAAACGGCCAGAAAGTAATGAAAGATGTTGAGTTCTTTACCT